CGGATAACCGCAGCATGACCTTCACCCTGCGCGATGATGCCAGATTTGCCTCCGGCAACCCGCTGCGCCCGGAAGACGTAATCTTCTCTCTTTCGCGCGTGGTAAAGCTGAACCTCGACCCGTCGTTTATTCTGACTCAGCTCGGCTGGACCAAAGACAACGTTGATGCCCAACTGAAAAAAATCGACGATAAGCACGTGCAGATCAGCTGGAGTGCCGACGTCAGCCCGACCTATGTGCTGAGCCTGCTGGCCGCCCCGGTCTCCTCAATCGTTGACGAAAAGACCGTCGCGGCCAATGCGAAAAATGGCGACTTCGGCAACAAGTGGCTGGGCCTGCACTCTGCGGGCAGCGGCCCGTACCAGATCCGCAAGTTTATCCCCCATGAAGTGGTGCTGTTCAGCGCCAATCCGACCTCACCGGCCGGCGCACCGAAGCTGAAAAACGTGCTGATTAAGAACGTGCCGGAGCCGGCCGCACGCCGCCTGCTGCTGGAGCAGGGTGATGCCGATATCGCCCGTAACCTGGGTGCCGATCAGATGGCGGCGCTAAAGGATAAGGCCGGCGTCAAAACGCTGGCGGTGCCGATGGCCTCGCTGTACTACGTTCAGTTCAATATCGACGCTAATCCGGTGCTGAAAAACCCGGCGCTATGGGAAGCTTCGCGCTACCTGTTTGACTACAAAGGCATTGCCAACGACCTGCTGAAGGGCCAGTTCCAGGTGCATCAGTCGTTCCTGCCGGAAGGTTTCCTCGGTGCGCTGAACGATAATCCGTTCACCTATGACCCGGAGAAAGCCAAAGCGATCCTGAAAAAAGCCGGCCTGACCAACGTCAGTTTCAAGCTCTCCACCAGCAACCAGCCGCCGTATCTGGACATCGCCCAGGCGCTGCAGGCCAGCTTTGCCAAAGGTGGCGTGAAGGTTGAGGTGCAGCCGGGCATCAGCAGCGAGGTCGCAACAAGGGTTAAGGCGCACCAGTATGAGGCGACGCTAAACGCCTGGGGCGCAGACTATTTCGACCCGAACACCAACGCGGCCGCCTTCGCCTATAACCCGGAAGACGGCAGCAAAACGCTGGCCTGGCGCTCCAACTGGCATATTCCGGAGCTGAGCAAACAGACGCTGGCCGCCACCGCAGAAACCGATCCGGCGAAGCGCGTAGCGCTGTACCAGAAAATGCAGCGTGAAGTGCAGCAGCATTCACCGTATGTGGTCGGCATGCAGGCGCGTAACCTGGTGGCGCTGCGCGATAATCTGCAGGGCTACGTGCAGGGTATCAACCCGGATATGGTTTATTACAGCCAGGTTACCAAGTAATGCTGAGTGGTTCAAGCCAACGCGGGGCCCCTGACGGGGCCCGTTTGTTCTGGCGGCGCAGCAGCGGCGCGCTGGGTGCGCTGATTTCACTGGCGGTTACCCTGGTCGGGCTGCTGGTGTTCACCTTCGCCCTGTCACACCTGTCACCGGTGGATCCGGTGCTGCAGATCGCCGGCGATCACGCCAGTGAATCCACCTACGCCCAGGTACGCCGCGATCTCGGCCTCGATCAGCCGGTCTATATGCAGTTCTGGCACTATCTGACCCACCTGCTGCGCGGCGATCTGGGCATCTCCAGCATCACCAACCAGCCGGTGGCCAGCGATCTGCTGCGTACCTTCCCGGCAACCGTTGAGCTGGCCACCTGCGCGATGATTTTTGGCTCGGTGGCTGGCATCCTGCTGGCGCTGGCCGCCGCCTGGAAACCGGGCAGCGTGCTGGATAACGTC
This portion of the Erwinia sp. E602 genome encodes:
- a CDS encoding ABC transporter substrate-binding protein — its product is MKFLAPSVMAVALAASFTATAATPADTLVIAQSIDDASSFDPAEGFELTSVQAFTNLYQRLVQSDPQNPTDLKPTLATSWQPGADNRSMTFTLRDDARFASGNPLRPEDVIFSLSRVVKLNLDPSFILTQLGWTKDNVDAQLKKIDDKHVQISWSADVSPTYVLSLLAAPVSSIVDEKTVAANAKNGDFGNKWLGLHSAGSGPYQIRKFIPHEVVLFSANPTSPAGAPKLKNVLIKNVPEPAARRLLLEQGDADIARNLGADQMAALKDKAGVKTLAVPMASLYYVQFNIDANPVLKNPALWEASRYLFDYKGIANDLLKGQFQVHQSFLPEGFLGALNDNPFTYDPEKAKAILKKAGLTNVSFKLSTSNQPPYLDIAQALQASFAKGGVKVEVQPGISSEVATRVKAHQYEATLNAWGADYFDPNTNAAAFAYNPEDGSKTLAWRSNWHIPELSKQTLAATAETDPAKRVALYQKMQREVQQHSPYVVGMQARNLVALRDNLQGYVQGINPDMVYYSQVTK